A window from Bradysia coprophila strain Holo2 chromosome X unlocalized genomic scaffold, BU_Bcop_v1 contig_20, whole genome shotgun sequence encodes these proteins:
- the LOC119068595 gene encoding ADP-ribosylation factor-related protein 1, with the protein MFTLLHGFYKYLKQKDEYCVLILGLDNAGKTTYLEAAKTKFTKNYRGINPSKITTTVGLNIGQIDLSGIRLSFWDLGGQLELQSLWDKYYQESHGIIYVIDSNDRDRMEESKEVFDKMISNDHLSGVPLLVLANKQDLPDCMGVREIKPVFQHSGSHIGRRECLVMPVSALTKEGVDEGIRWLTESVKQNSIIRKPRGVND; encoded by the exons ATGTTCACACTGCTACATGGTTTCTACAAATATCTGAAACAGAAGGACGAATACTGTGTCCTGATCTTAGGCCTAGACAATGCTGGCAAAACG ACGTATCTGGAGGCagccaaaacaaaatttacaaaaaattatcgtGGCATCAATCCCAGCAAAATAACAACAACGGTAGGACTAAATATTGGACAAATTGACCTGAGTGGCATACGGTTAAGTTTTTGGGATCTTGGCGGGCAGTTAGAATTGCAATCGTTATGGGACAAATACTACCAGGAATCGCACGGCATTATTTACGTCATTGATTCGAACGACAGAGATCGTATGGAAGAGTCCAAAGAAGTATTTG ACAAAATGATTTCGAATGATCATCTGTCCGGCGTCCCGTTACTTGTTTTAGCCAATAAACAAGATCTACCCGATTGCATGGGAGTTCGTGAAATTAAGCCTGTTTTTCAACATTCCGGAAGCCATATCGGTCGCAGGGAATGCCTTGTGATGCCAGTGTCTGCGCTGACAAAGGAGGGAGTGGACGAAGGTATTCGATGGCTGACCGAAAGTGTGAAACAAAATAGCATAATCAGAAAACCGCGCGGAGTTAACGATTGA
- the LOC119068582 gene encoding U1 small nuclear ribonucleoprotein 70 kDa has translation MTQYLPPNLLALFAPRDPIPYLPPSDKLPHEKKTRGYLGVGNFLNFFEDPKDTPPPTRVETREERLERRRREKAEQVAYKLEREIAIWDPTQLKNSTEDPFKTLFVSRINYDTSESKLRREFEVYGTIKKIIVIQNAETGKPRGYAFIEYEHERDMHSAYKHADGKKIDGKRVLVDVERARTVKGWLPRRLGGGLGGTRRGGPDVNIKHSGREDNERERERYRLEREREDRSGGVNAASGGGTMDRRGDFRNDRSDRFNDRRRSRSPRIDRRERERSKHRSRSRDRKKRRSRDRGDRDGDDMDRRRDRSDREKDKKRKNRSRSRDRSERKRDRRDRERDKDRKDRKPDLRESDIKIKEEPVDDYPDYSENFANYGVQVKYEDGEEKFKPSEDDRLRERENGQNYGHEEGEYDDRDYN, from the exons ATGACGCAGTATCTGCCACCAAATCTCCTGGCATTATTTGCTCCACGTGATCCAATCCCATATTTGCCTCCTTCCGACAAATTACCGCACGAAAAAAAGACACGCGGCTATTTGGGTGTCGGCAACTTTCTAAACTTCTTTGAG GATCCAAAAGATACACCGCCACCGACTCGTGTGGAGACACGCGAAGAGCGCTTAGAACGTCGGAGGCGCGAAAAAGCTGAACAAGTAGCGTATAAATTGGAACGTGAAATTGCCATTTGGGATCCAACACAACTAAAGAACTCAACCGAAGATCCATTCAAAACACTATTTGTATCCAGAATT AACTACGATACATCCGAATCAAAGTTACGGCGTGAGTTTGAGGTGTACGGTACGATAAAGAAGATTATTGTCATTCAAAATGCAGAAACTGGAAAGCCAAGAGGATACGCGTTTATTGAGTATGAACATGAACGAGATATGCACT CTGCGTATAAACATGCCGATGGTAAGAAAATTGATGGTAAGAGAGTATTGGTTGATGTTGAAAGAGCCCGCACAGTTAAAGGATGGCTGCCACGAAGACTCG GTGGGGGTTTAGGAGGGACGAGGCGTGGTGGCCCAGACGTTAATATTAAACATTCGGGTCGAGAAGATAATGAGCGTGAACGTGAACGATATCGATTAGAAAGGGAACGAGAGGATCGTAGCGGCGGTGTAAATGCAGCGTCTGGTGGTGGAACGATGGATCGACGAGGCGATTTCCGAAATGACAGAAGTGATC GGTTCAACGATCGTCGTCGATCCCGTTCACCGCGTATTGACCGCAGAGAAAGAGAGCGTTCGAAGCATCGAAGTCGATCAAGAGATCGGAAGAAGCGACGAAGCCGTGATCGTGGTGATCGAGATGGGGATGATATGGACCGGCGCCGTGATAGAAGCGATCGGGAAAAGGAtaagaaaaggaaaaatcgTTCACGCTCACGTGATCGATCAGAAAGGAAGCGAGACCGTCGGGACAGAGAAAGAGACAAGGATCGTAAAGACAGGAAACCAGATCTACGCGAAAGTGACATCAAAATTAAAGAGGAACCAGTTGATG ATTATCCCGACTACAGCGAAAACTTTGCTAATTATGGCGTTCAAGTGAAATATGAAGATGGCGAAGAGAAATTCAAACCATCCGAAGATGATCGATTACGTGAACGTGAAAACGGTCAAAATTACGGTCACGAAGAGGGAGAGTATGATGATAGGGATTACAATTAG